In Streptomyces sp. NBC_00341, the DNA window ACGGAAGCAAGAACCACGGAGCGCGACCGCTCCTCCGCAGCCCCCACGGGGCCGGAGGAGGGGTCGCGCTTTTCGCGTATCCCGCACCGTCTCGCCGCCTCGATGTCGTGGCGGCGCACGGTCGCGCTCGGTGCTGTCTGCTCGGTCTTCGTCCTCCTCTTCAGCATGTTCGTGGTGCAGCCCTTCCTGATCCCGAGTGGCTCGATGGAGTCCACGCTGCGGGTCGGGGACCGGGTGCTCGTCAACAAGCTGGCGTACCGTTTCGGCTCCGAACCCCGGCGCGGGGACGTGGTGGTCTTCGACGGCACCGGCTCCTTCATGCAGGACCCGCCGCCGGAGAACCCCGTCACCGGGCTGTTGCACGGCGCGGCGGCTTCCCTGGGGCTCGCGGAGCCCGCAGAGACCGACTTCGTGAAACGGGTGGTGGGCGTGGGGGGCGACCGGGTGGTCTGCTGCGACAAGCGGGGCCGGATCCAGGTGAACGGCCGGCCGCTGGACGAGGGCTACCTCTTCGAGGGTGACGCACCCTCCCGGGCCCCGTTCGACATCGTCGTGCCGGACGGCACGCTCTGGATGATGGGCGATCACCGCAGCCGTTCCCGGGACTCCCGCGACCACCTGGGCGAACCGGGCGGCGGCATGGTGCCCGTCGACAAGGTGATCGGCAGGGTGGACTGGATCGGCTGGCCGCTGGGACGGGTGGCCTCGCTCCCGGGCACCGCGGCCTTCGACGGCGTACCCGCGCCGGGGGCGACGCATGGGTAACCGCGGGCGGCGGCAGGACGCCGCCGGCCCCGGGGTGCAGCCGCCGGCGGACGGTGACACGGCGTCCCGCTCGTTGCCCACCCGGGCGGAGCGGCGTCGGCTGGCCCGCAAGGTGAAGCGGAAGCGGCGCAGATCGGCCGTGCAGGAGATTCCCCTGCTCATCACCGTCGCGGTGGTGATCGCGCTGGTCCTCAAGACGTTCCTGGTGCAGGCCTTCGTGATCCCGTCGGGATCGATGGAACAGACCATCCGGATCGGTGACCGGGTCCTCGTGGACAAGCTCACCCCGTGGTTCGGGTCCCGGCCGCAGCGTGGCGATGTGGTCGTGTTCAAGAACCCCTCGGACTGGCCGCCGCCGAATCCGGTGACGGCGAAGGAGTCGCCCGTCGTCATCAAGCAGGTGAAGGAGGCGCTGACCTTCATCGGGCTGCTGCCGTCGGACGACGAACAGGACCTGATCAAACGAGTGGTCGCCGTCGGCGGTGACACGGTGAAGTGCTGTGGTGCGGACGGCCGCCTCATGGTCAACGGTCAGGCGATCGACGAGCCCTATCTCTTTCCCGGCAATCCCCCTTCCACGATCAAATTCGAGGTAAAGGTTCCAGCCGGACGAATCTTCGTGATGGGTGACCATCGCTCCAATTCCGCCGATTCACGATTCCACCTGGACAAGACGGCCGACGGCACGGTTTCCGAAGATGCCGTAGTGGGACGGGCCGTGGTGATCGCCTGGCCCGTCGGGCACTGGACGAAGCTCGAGGAACGTTCGGCGTTCTCCTCGGTCCCGGACCCGCGCGCCGGGACGGCGGCTGCCCCGGGACCGTCGAATAGTGTGTCCCAGGATCCCAACGGAATGATCCGGCTCCCGACCCCTGCGGAACTCCCGCTCGTTATGGGAGTGGTTGGCCTGCACCGGCTAGGGCGCAGGCGGTGGCACGGAATAAGGAGCAGATGTGGGGGATTTGGCGGTGGGCGCACGATCCGGACACGACGAACCCGAGGACCGGCCGGACATTCCGGGGAACACCGAGTCGGCCGGGACGACGGAGGACCGGGCGGAGAGTGACGGCGACGCCCAGGGCAGTGGCAGTCCGGCCAGGAAGAAGCCGCGCTCCTTCTGGAAGGAGCTGCCGCTCCTCATCGGTGTCGCGCTGGTTCTCGCGCTGCTGATCAAGACGTTTCTGGTGCAGGCGTTCTCGATTCCGTCGGATTCGATGCAGAACACCCTTCAGCGGGGTGACCGGGTGCTGGTCGACAAGCTCACTCCGTGGTTCGGTTCCGAGCCGGAGCGCGGCGAGGTCGTCGTCTTCCACGATCCGGGCGGCTGGCTGGAGAACACTCCGACGGCCAATCCGAACGCGGTGCAGAAGTTCCTGAGCTTCATCGGGCTGATGCCGTCCGCCGAGGAGAAGGACCTGATCAAACGCGTCATCGCGGTCGGCGGTGACACGGTCGAGTGCAAGAACAACGGGCCGGTCGTGGTCAACGGCAAGGCGCTGGACGACAAGTCGTTCATCTTCAAGGGGAACACCGCCTGCAACGACGAGCCGTTCGGCCCGGTCAAGGTGCCCAAGGGCCGTATCTGGGTGATGGGCGACCACCGCCAGAACTCCCTCGACTCCCGCTACCACCAGGAGCTGCCGGGCGGCGGCACCGTCTCCAACGACGAGGTCGTGGGCCGGGCCATCGTGGTGGCGTGGCCGGTCAACCGCTGGGCGACCCTGCCCGTCCCGAAGACCTTCGACCAGCCGGGGATCAACGCCGCGGCCGCGATGGCTCCGGGTGCGCTGGGCTTCGCGGGCGCCGTGCCCCTCGTGCTCTGGCGCAGGCGGAGCAGGGCCGCGGCGGCGCGGCAGAAGTAGCCCGGGGAACCCCCGCTCGTTGTCCAGGGGGGTGGGTTTGTGATCGGCGGGCCCGGGTGGGCCGTCGTTGGCGCAGAGTGAGGAAATGAATGTGAGCGACGTGGCAGACGGAGCGCGATCCGGACACGGACAGTCCACGGAGAGGACCGAGCAGCCTGCCGGCGCTGCCCTCGATCCCGTGGGAGGGACACCGGGTCCGGCCGCGCCGGAGGCCGCGCGCATCCCGGAGCAGGGGGGCAAACGGGCGAAGAAACCCCGCCCCCTCTGGAAGGAGCTGCCGCTCCTCATCGGTATCGCGTTGGTTCTCGCGCTGCTGATCAAGACGTTTCTGGTGCAGGCGTTCTCGATTCCGTCGGATTCGATGCAGAACACCCTTCAGCAGGGCGACCGGGTGCTGGTCGACAAGCTCACTCCGTGGTTCGGCTCAGAGCCGGAGCGCGGCGAGGTCGTCGTCTTCCACGACCCGAGCGGCTGGCTGGACGGCGAGCCGACGCCCGAGTCGAACGTGGTGCAGACCTTCCTCAGCTTCATCGGCCTGATGCCCTCGTCGCAGGAGAAGGACCTGATCAAGCGGACGATCGCGGTCGGCGGCGACACCGTGTCCTGCAAGAAGGGCGGTCCGGTTGTCGTCAACGGGAAGCCGCTCGACGAGCCCTACATCTTCCCCGGCGGCACACCCTGTGACGACATGCCCTTCGGCCCGTTCAAGGTGCCCGACGGCAAGATCTGGGTGATGGGCGACCACCGGCAGGACTCCTCGGACTCGCGGTATCACACCAACGACGTGAACAAGGGCTTCGTGCCGGTGGACGATGTCGTGGGCCGGGCCGTCCTGGTCGCGTGGCCGGTCAACCGCTGGGCGACGCTGCCGGTCCCGGACACCTTCGACCAGCAGGGGATCAACACCGCGGCCGCGGTGGCTCCCGGTGCGCTCGGCATCGCCGGAGCCCTGCCGCTCGTGATCCGGCGCAGGCGGAAACTGACCGGCGGGCGTACCGCCGGGTAGGGTGCCGACTCGGATCAGCGATTGTCGATCTCCGATGGGGGACGCTGGGATGAGTGGAACAGGACGTACGGACGACGGCCGCGGCCGGCTCGGCGGCAAACTGTCGGGGCTGGCGGTGGCCGTCGGCTGTGTGCTCTTCCTCGGCGGTTTCGCCTGGGCGGCCGTGGTGTACCGGCCGTACACGGTGCCGACCGAGTCGATGACCCCCACGGTGAACGCGGGCGACCGGGTCCTCGCCCAACGGGTGGACGGCAGCGAGGTGCGCCGGGGCGATGTCGTGGTCTTCACCGATCCGGCGTGGGGCGATATGCCGATGGTGAAGCGGGTCGTCGGTGTCGGCGGCGACAAGGTCGCCTGCTGCGAGAAGGACGGCCGGCTCACGATCAACGGCATACCCGTTGCGGAACCGTATCTGCGCTCCGACGATCCCGCCTCCGCGAACGGCTTCACGGCCCAGGTGCCCAAGGGGCAGCTCTTCCTCCTGGGCGACGACCGCCGGGTCTCGCTGGACTCCCGGGTCCACCTTGAGGACGGCGGACAGGGCTCGGTGCCCCGCAGCGCCGTGACGGCCCGGGTGGACGCCGTGGCCTGGCCGCTGGGCAGCATGGTGGAGCGGCCCAGCGCCTTCGCCGCCCTGCCCGGCGGGGTGTCCTCCGCGGGGCCGGTCAAGCTTCAGCTCGCAGCGGTGATCGCGGGCGTGCTGCTGATTCTGGGCGGGTCCGTGTACGGACCGCTCGCAGCCCGGTCCGCCCGGTCGAAGCGGAACAAGCAGGGGAAGGCGGCCGCCGGTGTCCGCTGAGAGGCGCAAGGTCTCCCGCCTGGTTCTCCTCGATCCGGACGACCGCGTTCTGCTGATGCACGGGTTCGAACCGGAGGACCCCGCGAGCACCTGGTGGTTCACCCCGGGCGGAGGGCTGGAGGGCGACGAGACCCGCGAGCAGGCAGCGCTGCGCGAACTGGCGGAGGAGACCGGGATCAGGGAGGTCGAACTGGGCCCGCTCCTCTGGAAGCGGATGTGTTCCTTTCCGTTCGACGGCCGGCGCTGGGAGCAGGACGAGTGGTACTTCCTCGCCCGTACGGCACAGACCCTGACGGACACCAGTGGGCAGACCGGGCTGGAACGGCGCAGCGTCGCGGGCCTGAGGTGGTGGACCTCCGCCGAACTGTCGGCGACGCGTGAGACGGTGTACCCGACCAGACTCGCCGGGCTGCTGCACACGCTGCTCGACGAGGGTCCCCCGCGTACGCCGTTGGTTCTGGCTCCCGAAATCGCCTGAGCGTCCGGGGCGCCCGGCCTGGCGCACAATGGGGGCACGCACGGCTGAAGGGGAACATGCCAATGAGCGCCGAGGACCTCGAGAAGTACGAGACCGAGATGGAGCTGAAGCTCTACCGGGAGTACCGCGATGTCGTCGGTCTGTTCAAATATGTGATCGAGACCGAACGGCGCTTCTACCTCACCAATGACTACGAGATGCAGGTGCACTCGGTCCAGGGCGAGGTGTTTTTCGAGGTGTCCATGGCGGATGCCTGGGTCTGGGACATGTACAGGCCGGCCCGGTTCGTCAAACAGGTCCGGGTCCTGACGTTCAAGGACGTCAACATCGAGGAGCTCAACAAGAGCGATCTCGAACTTCCGGGTGGCTGAGTTCTCCACATCCGCCCACTTGTCCACCAAGATCCACTAGCTGCGGGCGGACGCGTCAGAGTCGGTGCCGGAGGTGGTGCCGATATGAACGCACGGGGGGCACTCGGGCGGTACGGCGAGGATCTGGCGGCGCGGCTGCTGACCGAGGCCGGCATGTCCGTACTGGAACGGAACTGGCGCTGTCGCACCGGCGAGATCGACATCGTCGCGCTGGACGGCGACGCGCTCGTCATCTGTGAGGTGAAGACGCGCAGGGCGGGTGGGTTCGAGCACCCGATGGCCGCCGTGACACCGGCCAAGGCGGACCGGCTGCGCCGGCTGGCCGAGCTCTGGCTGGACCGGCACGGCGGTTCGCCGCCCGGGGGCGTGCGGATCGACCTGGTCGGCGTGGTGCTGCCCAGGCGCGGTGCGCCCCGGGCCGAGCACGCGCGGGGGGTGGCCTGATGGCGTTCGCGCGGGCCTGCTCGGTCGCCCTGGTCGGCGTCGAGGGCGTGGTGGTGGAGGTCCAGGCGGACCTGGAGGCCGGGGTGGCGGCGTTCACCCTGGTGGGGCTGCCCGACAAGAGCCTGGTGGAGAGCCGCGACCGGGTACGGGCGGCGATCGCCAACTCCGGCGCGGAGTGGCCGCAGAAGAAGCTCACGGTGGGCCTGTCGCCGGCGTCGGTACCCAAGGGCGGCTCGGGCTTCGATCTCGCCGTGGCGTGTGCGGTGCTCGGCGCGGCCGAGCGGATCGACCCCGCGTCGATCGCGGATGTCGTGATGATCGGGGAGCTGGGGCTCGACGGCCGGGTGCGGCCGGTGCGCGGGGTGCTGCCCGCCGTGCTGGCCGCCGCGGAGGCCGGCTACCGGCAGGTGGTCGTCCCCGAGCAGACGGCGGGCGAGGCGGCGCTGGTACCCGGGGTCTCCGTGCTCGGGGTGCGTAGCCTGCGGCAGCTGATCGCCGTGCTCTGCGACGAACCGGTGCCCGAGGAACAGCAGCCGCACGACCAGGGGCGCCCCGACACCATGCTGGCCGGTCTCATGGTGCCCGGCGCCGGTATGGGCACCGGCATCGCCCGGGGCTCGGCACAGGGCGACGGACACCGGCCGGACCTGGCGGACGTCGCGGGCCAGGAACGGCCGCGCAAGGCCCTGGAGGTCGCGGCGGCGGGCGGTCACCACCTCCTGCTGTCCGGACCACCGGGCGCGGGCAAGACCATGCTCGCCGAACGGCTGCCCGCGATCCTGCCGGCCCTGAGCAGGCAGGAATCCCTCGAGGTCACCGCGGTGCACTCGGTGGCGGGCATCCTGCCGCCGGGGGAACCCCTGGTCTCCCGGGCCCCCTACTGCGCACCGCACCACTCGGCGACCATGCAGTCGCTGGTCGGCGGGGGCAACGGGCTGCCCCGGCCGGGCGCGGTGTCGCTGGCCCACCGCGGCATCCTCTTTCTCGACGAGGCGCCGGAGTTCTCGGTACGGGCCCTGGACGCGCTGCGCCAGCCGCTGGAGTCGGGGCATGTGGTGGTGGCACGCAGCGCGGGGGTGGTCCGGCTGCCGGCCCGCTTCCTGATGGTGCTGGCCGCCAACCCGTGCCCGTGCGGGCGGCACACCTTGAGCGGGGCCGGCTGCGAATGCCCGCCCGCCTCGGTCCGGCGCTATCAGGCCCGGCTCTCCGGTCCGCTGCTCGACCGGGTGGATCTGCGGGTGGCCGTCGACCCGGTCAGGCGCGCGGACCTGATGGGGCAGGGTGGTCGGGGCGAGTCGACGGCGACGGTCGCCGCCCGGGTGCGGGAGGCGCGGGCACGGGCGGCGGAGCGGCTCGCCGGTACACCCTGGACCACCAACAGCGAGGTACCCGGCCACGAGCTGAGGACCCGCCTGGTGGCGGCGCCCGGGGCGCTTCTGGCGGCCGAGCGCGACATGGAACGGGGAATGCTCACCGCGCGCGGCCTGGACCGGGTCCTGCGGGTGGCGTGGACCCTCGCGGATCTGCGGGGCGTCGACCGGCCGGACGCCTCGGACATCGCGGTGGCCCTGGAGCTGCGCACCGGCATTCCGCGCGGGGCGCCGATGACGGCGGGGACGGCGGGGGCGGCATGACGGGGCAGCAGGCGGGGGAGTCACTGCCGCTGCCCGGGCCCAGGCCCGGACCCGGACCCGGTGACGGGGAGCGGTCGGCGTGGTCTCCCGGTGGGCCCGGTGACGGGGAGCGGCTGGCGCGGGTCGCGTTGACGCGGGTCCTGGAGCCGGGGGACGAACGGGGCGGCCGCTGGCTGCGGGAGTGCGGCGCCGGGGAACTGCTGCGGCGGATCACCGCCAGGGACGGATCGGCCGAGCAGCTCAGCGGTATGACGGCGCGACGGCTGGCCGGCTACCGGCTGCGGGCCGAGGCGGCGGACCCCGCGCGGGATCTCGCGGCGATGGCCGCGGTCGGCGGGCGCTTCGTCTGTCCGGGCGACCGCGAGTGGCCGAGCCAGCTGGACGACCTGGGGGACACCCGGCCGACCGGGCTCTGGGTGCGGGGGAGGCCCGATCTGCGGCTCTGGGCGCTGCGTTCGGTGGCGGTGGTCGGGGCCCGCGCCTGCACCCCGTACGGGGCGCATATGGCGACGGCCCTCGGCGCCGGTCTCGCGGAACGGGGGTGGGTGGTCGTCTCGGGCGCGGCGTTCGGGGTCGACGGGGCCGCTCACCGGGGTGCTCTCGCCGCGGGTGGGGCGACGGCGGCGGTGCTGGCCTGCGGGGTGGACGTCGCGTACCCCCGCGGACATGCTGAACTGATCGGGCGCGTCGCCGGGCAGGGGCTCGTCATCGGTGAGCTGCCGCCGGCCGAACACCCCACGCGCAGCCGGTTCATCCTCCGGAACAGGGTGATCGCCGCGTTGACGAGGGGAACCGTCGTGGTGGAGGCCGAATACCGCAGCGGTTCCCTGGTCACGGCGCGTTGTGCCCAGCGGCTCGGCCGCTTCACCATGGGCGTTCCAGGGCCCGCCACCAGCGGTCTGTCGGCAGGCGTCCATGAACTCCTGCGGGGCGAGGGGGTGCTGGTGACGGACGCCTCGGAAGTCGTTGAACTGGTCGGTGACATGGGGGAGCTCGCCCCGCCCAGACAGGGTGCGGTGCTGCCCAGAGACCTGCTGGACACCGGCTGCGCCAGGGTTCTCGACGCGCTTCCGGCCCGCACGGCCGCCGCTGTGCGCGAGGTGGCCCGTACCGCCGGAACGAGCATCGACGAGGCGCTCGCCAAGCTGTACGAACTGCACTCACTGGGGTTCGTCGAACGTCATGGCGATGGATGGCGGTTGACGCGGCGGCCGACTTGCAATGACGACGCGCGGCGAGGCGGTACTTGACCTGGAGCATTCGGGTGAAAAGGTGATGCCGATGACCTCGGCGGATCGTTCGGCAACGTCTCCGGGGCCGGCGCGCGACGTGTCGGCCCCGGTCGCCAGTCATGTCCTCGTCCGGGTGCGCGGCCGTCTCCGTAACCGGGGCCGGTGTCGCGTCCGGTGCCGTGTCCGTTCCCCCGGAAGCGCGCGCTCCGATCCCATATCCTGCGCGCACCGCGACACTTCGGTCACGCTACGCTCACAAGGACCCCGCCCCAGACGCACATTCCCCAGCACTTCACTGCAGAACGGCTCAAGGCACCACATGCCCCAGCACACCTCCGGGTCTGACCGCGCGGCAGTACCACCGGCTGCGCGTGGCACTGTGCGCCCTCCCGCTCCCTCCTCCCTCGACGAGTTGTGGCGTTCGTACAAGACCACGGGCGACGAGCGGCTGCGGGAGCAGCTGATCCTGCACTACTCGCCGCTGGTGAAGTACGTGGCCGGCCGGGTGAGTGTGGGCCTTCCGTCCAACGTCGAGCAGGCGGACTTCGTCTCCTCCGGGGTCTTCGGGCTGATCGACGCGATCGAGAAGTTCGA includes these proteins:
- a CDS encoding YraN family protein, giving the protein MNARGALGRYGEDLAARLLTEAGMSVLERNWRCRTGEIDIVALDGDALVICEVKTRRAGGFEHPMAAVTPAKADRLRRLAELWLDRHGGSPPGGVRIDLVGVVLPRRGAPRAEHARGVA
- a CDS encoding NUDIX hydrolase, with product MSAERRKVSRLVLLDPDDRVLLMHGFEPEDPASTWWFTPGGGLEGDETREQAALRELAEETGIREVELGPLLWKRMCSFPFDGRRWEQDEWYFLARTAQTLTDTSGQTGLERRSVAGLRWWTSAELSATRETVYPTRLAGLLHTLLDEGPPRTPLVLAPEIA
- the lepB gene encoding signal peptidase I → MSGTGRTDDGRGRLGGKLSGLAVAVGCVLFLGGFAWAAVVYRPYTVPTESMTPTVNAGDRVLAQRVDGSEVRRGDVVVFTDPAWGDMPMVKRVVGVGGDKVACCEKDGRLTINGIPVAEPYLRSDDPASANGFTAQVPKGQLFLLGDDRRVSLDSRVHLEDGGQGSVPRSAVTARVDAVAWPLGSMVERPSAFAALPGGVSSAGPVKLQLAAVIAGVLLILGGSVYGPLAARSARSKRNKQGKAAAGVR
- a CDS encoding DUF2469 domain-containing protein yields the protein MSAEDLEKYETEMELKLYREYRDVVGLFKYVIETERRFYLTNDYEMQVHSVQGEVFFEVSMADAWVWDMYRPARFVKQVRVLTFKDVNIEELNKSDLELPGG
- the lepB gene encoding signal peptidase I; this translates as MAVGARSGHDEPEDRPDIPGNTESAGTTEDRAESDGDAQGSGSPARKKPRSFWKELPLLIGVALVLALLIKTFLVQAFSIPSDSMQNTLQRGDRVLVDKLTPWFGSEPERGEVVVFHDPGGWLENTPTANPNAVQKFLSFIGLMPSAEEKDLIKRVIAVGGDTVECKNNGPVVVNGKALDDKSFIFKGNTACNDEPFGPVKVPKGRIWVMGDHRQNSLDSRYHQELPGGGTVSNDEVVGRAIVVAWPVNRWATLPVPKTFDQPGINAAAAMAPGALGFAGAVPLVLWRRRSRAAAARQK
- the dprA gene encoding DNA-processing protein DprA, with protein sequence MTGQQAGESLPLPGPRPGPGPGDGERSAWSPGGPGDGERLARVALTRVLEPGDERGGRWLRECGAGELLRRITARDGSAEQLSGMTARRLAGYRLRAEAADPARDLAAMAAVGGRFVCPGDREWPSQLDDLGDTRPTGLWVRGRPDLRLWALRSVAVVGARACTPYGAHMATALGAGLAERGWVVVSGAAFGVDGAAHRGALAAGGATAAVLACGVDVAYPRGHAELIGRVAGQGLVIGELPPAEHPTRSRFILRNRVIAALTRGTVVVEAEYRSGSLVTARCAQRLGRFTMGVPGPATSGLSAGVHELLRGEGVLVTDASEVVELVGDMGELAPPRQGAVLPRDLLDTGCARVLDALPARTAAAVREVARTAGTSIDEALAKLYELHSLGFVERHGDGWRLTRRPTCNDDARRGGT
- a CDS encoding YifB family Mg chelatase-like AAA ATPase, which produces MAFARACSVALVGVEGVVVEVQADLEAGVAAFTLVGLPDKSLVESRDRVRAAIANSGAEWPQKKLTVGLSPASVPKGGSGFDLAVACAVLGAAERIDPASIADVVMIGELGLDGRVRPVRGVLPAVLAAAEAGYRQVVVPEQTAGEAALVPGVSVLGVRSLRQLIAVLCDEPVPEEQQPHDQGRPDTMLAGLMVPGAGMGTGIARGSAQGDGHRPDLADVAGQERPRKALEVAAAGGHHLLLSGPPGAGKTMLAERLPAILPALSRQESLEVTAVHSVAGILPPGEPLVSRAPYCAPHHSATMQSLVGGGNGLPRPGAVSLAHRGILFLDEAPEFSVRALDALRQPLESGHVVVARSAGVVRLPARFLMVLAANPCPCGRHTLSGAGCECPPASVRRYQARLSGPLLDRVDLRVAVDPVRRADLMGQGGRGESTATVAARVREARARAAERLAGTPWTTNSEVPGHELRTRLVAAPGALLAAERDMERGMLTARGLDRVLRVAWTLADLRGVDRPDASDIAVALELRTGIPRGAPMTAGTAGAA
- the lepB gene encoding signal peptidase I, translating into MADGARSGHGQSTERTEQPAGAALDPVGGTPGPAAPEAARIPEQGGKRAKKPRPLWKELPLLIGIALVLALLIKTFLVQAFSIPSDSMQNTLQQGDRVLVDKLTPWFGSEPERGEVVVFHDPSGWLDGEPTPESNVVQTFLSFIGLMPSSQEKDLIKRTIAVGGDTVSCKKGGPVVVNGKPLDEPYIFPGGTPCDDMPFGPFKVPDGKIWVMGDHRQDSSDSRYHTNDVNKGFVPVDDVVGRAVLVAWPVNRWATLPVPDTFDQQGINTAAAVAPGALGIAGALPLVIRRRRKLTGGRTAG
- the lepB gene encoding signal peptidase I yields the protein MDTEARTTERDRSSAAPTGPEEGSRFSRIPHRLAASMSWRRTVALGAVCSVFVLLFSMFVVQPFLIPSGSMESTLRVGDRVLVNKLAYRFGSEPRRGDVVVFDGTGSFMQDPPPENPVTGLLHGAAASLGLAEPAETDFVKRVVGVGGDRVVCCDKRGRIQVNGRPLDEGYLFEGDAPSRAPFDIVVPDGTLWMMGDHRSRSRDSRDHLGEPGGGMVPVDKVIGRVDWIGWPLGRVASLPGTAAFDGVPAPGATHG
- the lepB gene encoding signal peptidase I — its product is MGNRGRRQDAAGPGVQPPADGDTASRSLPTRAERRRLARKVKRKRRRSAVQEIPLLITVAVVIALVLKTFLVQAFVIPSGSMEQTIRIGDRVLVDKLTPWFGSRPQRGDVVVFKNPSDWPPPNPVTAKESPVVIKQVKEALTFIGLLPSDDEQDLIKRVVAVGGDTVKCCGADGRLMVNGQAIDEPYLFPGNPPSTIKFEVKVPAGRIFVMGDHRSNSADSRFHLDKTADGTVSEDAVVGRAVVIAWPVGHWTKLEERSAFSSVPDPRAGTAAAPGPSNSVSQDPNGMIRLPTPAELPLVMGVVGLHRLGRRRWHGIRSRCGGFGGGRTIRTRRTRGPAGHSGEHRVGRDDGGPGGE